The genomic DNA GGCCTTTAAtgtaaaaacaaaatctttactgagggcacaaaaaaaaatgctCTCATAACCACTGTCCCAAGATAGCAGATGTCCAGAGAAGAAACACAGGTTCTTAAGGAGACTTTCTGATCACTCTTCAAAATTATAAAGAGtaagtaaaataaatgcagtttcTAAAGTAAAGTGCCAGTACAGAAAAGACATGCTACAACTGTGGCTCATAGCTAGAGAAGTAATTTCTCCTTCCTCATtccaaattattaaaaaaaaaaaaaagacacttcttaaaaaaaaacccaaaacaaaatggaacaaaaaaaatcctcagcaaTCCCACCTCTTTTCAAGTTAAGttgtttctctctgctctggttTCCTAAACAGGATTTCACTGTGagcaaaaaaaatctgcacaaCACCAATAATTCACTGATTTCTGGAATGACGCATTAGTAGCTGTATACATGCATAAGCCACAATCTGGATTTTTAACTGTTATATCAGTTACCATGGAAAGAACTGTAATTAAGATccagaaaaattcaaattaccACTCAAATAAAAGATGCTTAATCCAACTCGTAAATATCAAATATTCCATTTCCTATTTTGTGAAGTTTCTTCTGACAGTAGCTGTCAACTAAAATTCAGTTATTTATGCAGCCTGGACTCCCTTAAAATGACACCGTCAGACATTCAGATTATAAATACAAGACTTCCTATGTAtcataaaaaagacaaaaattgtCATAATATAAACAACACATAATTTTACTAGCTTTTTGTAAATTACATTGCAAATAACTCACTTCTCTAACACAAATCCTAGATTTGAAAGAAGTCGAACTGCTAGAGAATAGAAATAATTATTGTGAACTGCTTGACATCAGTGCTTGATATCAGTGAGGCCACAGAGTAATTCTCTAGCCAATGCAGCTATTAATCCTGCTAGCAAATTTGCCAATAACAGAATGGCCAGATGACAATTATTTTCTCTActgctctgtgaagagaaagTACTTTAGAGCAGCACAGACATCACAGATAGTAGCAGCAAGAAGGTTTACATGTTTACTGCTTGTTATGTGACTATTCATAGAGCCAATGAAAGATTTGTCCCTCCACAAGTACAAACTACCTTCCAGtaacagtttattttaaattccttctTAAGATCGTGGGAAGACAGCAACCTGTAAAATAAGGCTTAAATGAGCTAAGAGCTTTTCCTCTAGCTGAGTTTTAAAACTTCACTGCACTCTACTGTCATATATGCTTTAGATAACTGGAAAAAGCAAACAGTTCATCTGCAAAGAAAGTCAACTGGTCCTGCAAACAGTGCATTGACAGCAGTCCTTGCTACAGAAGGCCCACTCTGAAATAACTAAGTGAAGATGAGTGCTTCCATTTGAACACTTTCCTGGGGAGAGATACACTCTGAAGATCCATTTCCTTCAATAACACAGCACCAGCAATGTTCAGTGGCCGTGTTTATAAAGCAAATTACCTTATTATTGTGTTGTCCTGCTTGTTTGTAAATTACTCAGTAACTCTAATTCAGTATAGACTTAGCCTATGTACAATAAGCAATAGTAGTCTAAAATCTGAAAGTGTCCCTAAAGAACTTCCAGAAGATGACTTCTATGCATAAATTTGTGATTAACTTTTGAGGTCAAGCAAGGGTGCTTCAGACAACTTAGctcatcaaaatatttttataagaaTCTGTTGAATGTAAGCCTAAAAATTAACCACCTGCACACCTATCTTTTTCATGAGCCATACATGCTTCACAAAGTAAAGATTCAACTGGTTTGCTGGAATCgcaacaaaaaaagacaaaaggaaagagaaataaaatttattataaaaCATGTTGAAATAGCAATGACTTAGCTGACTTCTTGCTCTGCTGTTCTAGGCAGAACAAAATCTGACTGAATGCTTTCAGGAAAGCCAAAACAAAATTACTGAAGTAGTATGTTGCCACACTAAAATCGCTTTCTCTTGATAATTTCTGGTTTCCAGCTGACCGGATGGGTTTCTTCAgtctaaagggaaaaaaaaaattatctcataAGGATTTTTATATTAAACTTGAAACTCACCTATAACTGAGGTTTAGTTTAAAATACCATTTATGAAGTATATGTACTCTATTTCATAAGTAGCATTATTAATACTTAATCTACAATGTAATTAATTTACCCAAATTAAATTTTCTATCATCTCACTGTCTGAAATACATAGCAATACTTTTTCTgtacttgtctttttttttttccagcaaggAAAATGATCAGGTTGCCAGTGGCATTTCCAAAACAACACTGTGGTTATCAAAGCACATGAGCAGGAGCTGCTAGTGACAGGCTTTCCAGACATATCTACATCAGTATTGGTAGATGTCATGGAGTGTATTTTGCCCAGCtttaaaactgataaaaaattCCTGATTCTTTATACTTAAGAGTTACTCCTAGTCTAATTCAGTGCAAAATTCCAAGGTTTGATTAAAATTCTTATATTCTTTATATTGAAGACATACACAGATAAACTACACAATCATCTGTTGTCCTCTCCACTGGTAAACCAATTCATATTTTAGAATAACAGTGTGAAAATAAGCTCTTGACTTCAAACTCTAAAAACTGTCAAGGCCAATAACTAATTCAAATGATATAAATAAGTACAATAAACCTTAAAAGTGCAATCCTTTTGCTGATTCCCATATTTTTATCAATACAACCTCACATAGTTCCCCACTGGGTTCAAAACTCAATGTACATGATTGTATTCAGATTTCTCCAAACTTCACCAAAAAGGCCCTTTACAGAAGAGTTCACAGACCTGACACTTATTTGTACTACAGCATATAACAATAATTAGGAATGCAGAAATTAGCTACTGTCCTGTTAATGCTAATACAGAGATTTCTTTCAAACTTCAACAAAATGGATTACATAAGTATGAAAATGTCCCCTACAGATATGTGTTATATTTGTCtgaatttttctgattttatgaaaatactttaaaaagacTTTTTGACATACCGCAGTATCATCTTCTTTGTATACTTTTATGGTTTTATCAGCTTCAGCCGTTAGCAATCTGCTTTCTGACTGGTCAAAAACACAAGCAAATATTCCTGATTCACTGTCCAAAGAACCTGGCTGTACAGCTGCATGTACTCTCTGGAAATTGTATCCAGTTCTCCAGTCCCAAAGGTGCATAGTGCCATTATCAGctacaacaaacaaacaagccagTAAATTTCTATCAGTCTTCTAAAACCACCATCATGAACAATTAGTAAATACATCAGGAATACATAACACCACATTCATGTAGAATAGCACAGTACATCCTAtaaattttcctgttttctgctgttttccttctcagaaTCTCATCCAGATTGTCATCAGATAACCCCGAGAGATGATACACTACATCACAGGGCAATTGCACAAGTTGCTTTGGAGGCACAGTAAGGACAGGTATTCTGAAAATCAAGCTCCCTGCTCAGTAGCTCCACTGAAGTTGAATGAGGAGGCATCATCCTCCCAAAGAGATTAGGACATTGACTTAATGCAAAGTGGGTTTAATGTTTGCAGAGATTTTATTCCAAATCCAGTTTAAACCACCTCCAGTGTTGCTGCTACTGGCATCAGCTACAGGGCATTCACAGCAATCTGAACGCTCTATTCAGAAGGATACTCTCAAGAAAATTTTTCAGTTAGAAAACCCAATACCCCTCAAAAGCATCATCTAGCCAAAacagatttattaaaaattaggTTTCTCCACAGCTGCCAGCTAGACTAGAAATCCAGATATTTCAAGAAGGGTGTTTCTACAGTAGAAAACTCCAAGGTAAAATCAACTTATTTTGATTCAGTATCACCTTCTCTGAAGCTGCTGTAGATAGCATTAGGATGTAAAGGGGAGAATTGAAACCCCAATTTTAACTTTTTAGAACTCACAATTAATATCAGTAAAATGGTAATAGGGTTTTTTTATGTGGAGAAGGTGTTTTTTAAGACTCAGCTACTACAAACATAAAAAAGTCATAAAAGGATGTTCTGAAAGTGTcttcaaataataataatgacgTGTAAGTccatttcagtattttgtgAAGTTCTTGTTCTTACATGGGTGAGCCATTTGTTAAACACAGCTTTAtccaaattttaaaatcaaggGCCCCTTTCACATAGATGGAAACATAACCAGAGTAAGGTGACAATGTAACTGGCTGTTTCCCAATTCCTGCTTAGCACATTTCCATCTTACCCCACATCCCTAGCCTACAGGACCAAGGGCACATTGGACAAAGTGCTTTATTCCCATTTAGCTTTAGCAAGATGCTTCTACATCTGCTAGCCAGTGTCACTGCCTCAACATGCAGCTAATTCCAGAGGAGGCACTAATGACCAGCAGATCATAAAGGATGGACTCTGGAgccttgcagcagcagccagctgagaaGAGAAACCTCTTCCATGCAGTACATTAGAAGTccttcaaatttattttatttgcatgcAGCTCAGAAACATCCAAGGTCATGAAAGTGGCCCTACTCacaacaaaatgaaattatgtcCTGCAGCAGTCTGACAGGCCTAGGTAAGGCAGAGCTCCATGAGCATCTCTGCCTAAGGACCTCCAGCCATATGTACatgggggagaggagaggaatgtgtatttctcatttttacctCCTGAGACCAGAACACCATCGGAATTTACAGCCAGTGTGTTTATAATAGCATTGTGACCAGAGAGATTCTGGATGAAGTTTCCATCTGGGAATTTCCACTGCTTAATATTATCTGGAGAACCAGATGCAAATGTgtaactgaaagaaaacaaacaaagtaTATTAAAGCTCAAAATAGCTGTAGTGAGAGCAAATGTCCTTCATTAAAACTACTGCTAAATGCTAGTTGCAAAATTACTTAATATTAAAACTGCTTCTCTGACAGGTTTACTTCACATGAAATTAAGCAATTTTATGAAGCCATGAATTACCTACTCccactgttttctttcctcttcataAACTAAACTTTATAACATCCTGTATTGCCATAGATTTCATATGCAAATATCTGAAATGCACATTAAGTTCTCTTCAGTTGTTATTCTGGCAAATTTTCAGGTATCAGGGCATCACCAGCAAAGGTAACAGGATAAAAAGGCAACAAACCCCAAGCACAGGCTAATGCCTAGTCTTCCAAAATTACATAAGCAAGGAAAAAGCCCTGCAAAAATGTTACtaagaaatataatttcttccACTGAGtcaccccaaaataaaaacttcCTTCATTTTAACATGTGCAAGCAGTTACATGGTTATTTGGGTAGCACATACAATAGCCTGTAGGAATACTTTAATTTGCCACAATATCCAGAGAATTTGCTGTCTATTTAAAAGATAGCACAAATAAAAAAGTTGAGTTGAGAAAATACtgcaacattaaaaaaaatagtaatttgaACTGTAGACTGACAGTTGCTACCATTTGACAAGAACACTTCaagtttattttcagaaagGTATTATCAATGAAGTTGAACcctgaattactttttttttcagaatgtaaGTAAAATAGAGCCTTTTTCTATAGCTAACAGGCTACACAGTTTTTCAGGCACACACTCGGACAGAGTTTATTCATATCAAAGATGATGAATTTCTGATAGAAATgacaaaatgtaattttaaaatattaaaggcACAGAAGCAATCAAGTTCTATGTAAACTCCTTTTGTCCACTATTTTAATGGAGATCCAAACAGGCAACAGTTGTGCATCAAAATACAGCATCTAAATTCAAAGCACTTCCAAGAACATCTGCTTCAAAGCTTCAATTCTCACACTGAGTTTTTTTTAAGGCCAGTTAGATTGAAATGTCTTGTGCAGTGAACCACGTATTAAAAAGACAGACCACTCTATTAATCACTGTCTCCTTTAGCATTAATCACATGTGTGCATTGGCCCATTACAAAACTACTGCAATTCCTGCCCACAACCATTCAGTTACATATTTATCATTAGCCTTATGAGCACTATATCACTGAATTTTAAGGACTGAATGAAAGGCACACACATAAGCAACTCTGGGATATAAGGCATTCTCAGGATTGCTAATGTACACCAATGCCAACACTAGAGAAGCACACTCAGTGCAGTAAAATGTATCTGATAATTGATATGTACATTTTTGCATCATCCTAAGTGCATTAGTTTCTCACATTATTATGCTCTACCATTCTAGATCATCACTCACATTTCCTCTCTTCAATTCTCAAAAAACTATGAAAGtgtaacaaaataaagaaaacttacTGTCTTGGATGTAGCACTACTGCTCTTACAGATTTCTTGTGATTTGTTAAAGTAACACGAGTTTTTCCTGCCACCAAGTCCCAGAGCCGTATGGTAGTATCATGACTGCCTACaatgagaagaaaatttaaaaaaaaccagtaGAAACCATCATCTTGATTTTATCATAATCATTACTTTGCTAAGGCAGCCAGAACGATGTGAGAGACACATAAATACTGTGCTAATGCCACCTCAGATGAAGAAGATGCCAGATTGCAAAAGTATTTTTACTCAGTTTTAAGAAGTATCCAGTTTTGCAGGATAACTTTAAGAAGTTACACTGCAAAGCTTGATTTCGACATAATGGGAAAGAAGATGAACACTTAACCACAGTACTGGACACTCCTGAACTGAAATAGGGAGAACCGAAATATCACAGAAAATGCAAGTCTCAATATATATTAGAACACAAAtgaaaacaccagaaaaaaaggaagtgcaGAAAAGCATTCAAGCAATGCACAGTCATATTTGCTTAAACATACCATTAATAGTATGTAATAACCATTGCATGGCCCATTTTCAACAGAAACTAGTACAAGATTTGAAAAATTAACCAAGATAACATTATGAACATCACACAATTACTGAACAAACACATTCACTATTAGGTTTTTCCATCATGTTACTCATGAAACTACACCTACTATACCTGTAATAATTTGTGGTTCTGCAGCTTGGCACTTCACAGTTGCTACTGCATTTGTGTGTCCTGACAGTGTGTGCACACTGGCTTTTGTCCTTACATCCCAAATCTATGAAATCACAGCAAATATGTCAGAGGTCAGTAACAGGAGAATATTCAATGTATTTTATGCACTAACACTGATTACATAATTTCCTTGCCATAGTcttacagattaaaaaaacGGTATTTAGGTGGTATTTTTCACCCAACCATTTATTACAGAACTGCCTCAGCTGGCAAATTTCAAGAAAAGCAGGAACCTGCCAGTTATATGCCTTCCAGGCATACGGATAATTCAAGCCACCATAATCCCACACCACCTTCTAAATACTAAGCAATCCTACATACACTATGTAGTCTACCTACTAAACtaagaaataaaacatcatCCTGAAGTGACATGGAAAGTTTGTGTATTTGGGCTTCAATTTTATCAACAATGTAAGACAAAGCTAACACAAACCACCTTAGTATTTCATCTAAATTGATGACAACTTTTGCTAAGTGCTCATTTTTACAAGTGAAGATATTGAAATACAGACGTCAAGATGTTCAAACACAACAATGCTATACTTACTCGTGCTGTTGAATCCCTGCTGCATGTCACCAGCACATCTATTGTTGGATGCAAGTCTAAGCCATAAACAGCACTTAGATGACCGTGGTAATGTCTGATAACCTAGATGAATAAAAAACCATGCAAACtaataactgaaaaaatattccaaatgctttgatttttgtATTTGCTACTACCAATTCCTTCAATTAAAGAAACTGCAGCTTACCTTATTGTACTCAAGATCCCAGCATTTCACTTGTTTGTCTTCTCCACAAGAAAAGAGGTATGGACTTCTCGCACTTACTATCACCCCGCGTACGGTACTGATGTGTCCCGTCAAAGACAATTTCAATTTGCCACTAGCAAGGTCCCAAATCTGCACCAAAATAGGTATTTTAAGGTAGACAGGAAAAAGTTACACAGTGAATCTGGGTAAACAGCCCAGATGTAACTGATCCTGCTGCAATGTAAGATAAAAATACAGTCACACAAACACTTGCTCTCCAGATACTACCATGTAAGAAATGAAATCTCAAAAGAAGAACGGCAGCTACTCCACAAATCCTTTATGACAAggtaacaaaagaaaaaatgttctgCAGTTCATTATTCCACAAACAGCAAACAAGAAATTGTTTCCAAGGGctggaaacatttttaaataaaaagggaacaaaaaaaccccacccctgCAAACTCTGTCAGTCATTTCTTCCAAGCTCTTACCTTTATGGTTCTGTCAGCAGAGCCAGTAACAAACCACTGATTTCCTGGTTCCACTGCAATGCATCTCACCCAGCCCAGATGACCACTGATAACCTTCACAAAGAACCAAAAAAACTTTATATCAGAAATAATACAATACcttttgaagtaattttccttcttcaaCACTGAAATTTGCTAGTATTTACCAAGAAAAGTCAAATGTGAAATCAGATCTGAAGACAGCTTGATTTCTACTCCAGTTAAAGAGAAAACTAGAAATTTACATAATACACCAGACTTGGGGAAGCTGCAATATGTAAAGACCTTGTTTGTATAAGCGACTTT from Ammospiza nelsoni isolate bAmmNel1 chromosome 4, bAmmNel1.pri, whole genome shotgun sequence includes the following:
- the PLRG1 gene encoding pleiotropic regulator 1; this translates as MAEEVQKHSVHTLVFRSLKRTHDMFVADNAKPIPLDEESHKVKMAVKLRTEYGSVLHMPSLKENLREKGGPNTGDPYGHKQYSGNQGQEVEYMVTGTHPYPSGPGVALTADTKVQRMPSESAAQSLAVALPASQSRLDANRTAAGVGDIYRHAGMSERSQPPGMAVAMVEAGGNKTSALMPKKAPTMPKPQWHPPWKLYRVISGHLGWVRCIAVEPGNQWFVTGSADRTIKIWDLASGKLKLSLTGHISTVRGVIVSARSPYLFSCGEDKQVKCWDLEYNKVIRHYHGHLSAVYGLDLHPTIDVLVTCSRDSTARIWDVRTKASVHTLSGHTNAVATVKCQAAEPQIITGSHDTTIRLWDLVAGKTRVTLTNHKKSVRAVVLHPRHYTFASGSPDNIKQWKFPDGNFIQNLSGHNAIINTLAVNSDGVLVSGADNGTMHLWDWRTGYNFQRVHAAVQPGSLDSESGIFACVFDQSESRLLTAEADKTIKVYKEDDTATEETHPVSWKPEIIKRKRF